A stretch of Babylonia areolata isolate BAREFJ2019XMU chromosome 23, ASM4173473v1, whole genome shotgun sequence DNA encodes these proteins:
- the LOC143297878 gene encoding pre-mRNA-processing factor 17-like, with protein sequence MAALLSLRDYDSDSEGSNSEQDQNDGFNAHLQPLDKSNSISSSMMLVSAPEVESNTDSSGIRHLDPLTKEVKYNPKYEELYAPQVGPSNPNLTQQAQAERNTLAGFAEPSHFNDFQFENQRRTFTSYGYAMDPSINKEVVEEKLVGDTGTAEELKGVTVFEKKPQKVEKRKREKNTDPSDIGGYLGPWGKFVDEKTVMRPSEEEQKELDEILAKRSKAGRSTDDKTLEEKTTLHIKDPFDYQGRSFLHPPQDVGVNLRSEEPPEKCFLPKKQIFTWTGHTKGVSAIRWFPRYAHLLLSCSMDAKIKIWEVYNDRRCVRTYLGHKQAVRDVQFNNSGTEFLSCAYDRYCKLWDTETGQCKARFTNRKVPYCVRFHPEEDKQHLFVAGTSDKKIVCWDIRTDEIVQEYDRHLGAVNTITFVDQNRRFVSTSDDKSLRVWEWDIPVDFKYIADPSMHSMPAVTLSPNGKWLACQSMDNKVCVFDVLNRFKFMRKKTFKGHMVAGYACGIDFSPEMSYISCGDADGKVYIWDWKSTKLYSKFKAHDDVCISVLWHPHETSKMATAGWDGVIKYWD encoded by the exons ATGGCAGCCTTGTTGTCTCTGAGAGACTACGACAGCGATTCGGAAGGATCAAACAGTGAGCAAGATCAAAATGATGGCTTTAATGCCCATCTTCAGCCTTTGGATAAGTCGAACTCTATAAGTTCTAGTATGATGCTGGTTTCTGCCCCAGAAGTGGAATCAAAC ACTGATTCCAGTGGTATACGGCATCTGGACCCACTTACCAAAGAAGTGAAGTACAACCCCAAATATGAGGAACTCTATGCTCCACAG GTTGGGCCATCAAACCCAAACCTGACACAGCAAGCTCAGGCAGAACGAAACACACTGGCGGGCTTTGCAGAACCCTCTCACTTCAACGATTTCCAGTTTGAGAACCAGAGACGCACCTTCACAAGCTATG GTTATGCTATGGATCCAAGTATCAACAAAGAAGTTGTGGAGGAAAAGCTTGTTGGAGACACTGGAACTGCAGAGGAGTTGAAGG GTGTCACAGTGTTTGAGAAGAAACCCCAGAAAGTGGAGAAACGCAAACGAGAGAAGAACACAGACCCCAGCGACATAGGGGGCTACCTGGGACCCTGGGGCAAGTTTGTGGATGAGAAGACTGTCATGAGGCCCTCAGAG GAAGAACAGAAGGAGCTGGATGAAATTTTGGCCAAGCGTAGCAAGGCAGGAAGATCCACAGACGACAAGACCTTGGAAGAGAAaacaacactgcaca TCAAAGACCCCTTCGACTACCAGGGCCGTTCCTTTTTACACCCGCCGCAAGATGTGGGGGTCAACCTTCGCTCGGAGGAGCCGCCGGAAAAGTGCTTCTTGCCCAAGAAACAGATTTTCACCTGGACAGGGCACACCAAAGGCGTGTCAGCCATCCGGTGGTTCCCTCGCTACGCCCACCTCCTTCTGTCTTGTAGCATGGACGCCAAGATtaag ATCTGGGAGGTGTATAATGACCGGCGATGTGTGCGGACGTACCTGGGCCACAAGCAGGCAGTCAGGGACGTGCAGTTCAACAACAGTGGAACAGAGTTCCTCAGCTGTGCCTATGACCGCTACTGCAAGCTGTGGGACACGGAAACCG GTCAGTGCAAAGCACGGTTCACGAACCGCAAAGTGCCGTACTGTGTGCGGTTCCATCCGGAAGAAGACAAGCAACACCTGTTTGTGGCTGGTACTTCAGATAAAAAGATTGTCTGT TGGGACATCCGGACGGACGAAATTGTTCAGGAGTACGATCGTCACTTGGGGGCGGTGAACACCATCACCTTTGTGGATCAGAACCGTCGCTTCGTGTCCACGTCAGACGACAAAAGTTTGAGGGTCTGGGAATG ggacaTCCCAGTGGACTTCAAGTACATCGCTGACCCCTCCATGCACTCCATGCCGGCCGTGACGCTTTCTCCAAATG GTAAATGGTTGGCCTGTCAGTCCATGGACAATAAAGTGTGTGTCTTTGATGTTCTCAACCGCTTCAAGTTCATGAGAAAGAAGACCTTCAAGGGACACATG GTGGCAGGGTATGCTTGCGGCATTGACTTCTCACCAGAGATGAG CTACATCTCATGCGGGGATGCGGACGGCAAGGTGTACATCTGGGACTGGAAGTCCACCAAGCTGTACAGCAAGTTCAAGGCCCACGACGACGTCTGCATCAGTGTGCTCTGGCATCCCCACGAGACCTCCAAGATGGCCACCGCTGGCTGGGATGGCGTCATCAAGTACTGGGACTAg